TTCTCTATTATAAATATCAAACTATTACCGCCTAAAGACAGTGGTTTAGACCACGCGCATGGAAAATAAAGCAGAGGTTTTTGAGCAAAACTTAAAACTAAGATATTGCTAGAAAAATAAAAAAGAAAAGACGTCACAATATCCCCATTAAATCTAACTTCAATTAAGTTAATCTAATTTATCCAAATAAATTTAACCCCTTAATGATATATAATCTCTTATAAAATTAATCATTTCTCTCTCAGCTCTTGTAGCCGAATTAGAGCAATATTTATCTGAATATAGGTCACTAAAACCATGCTTACCTTGGAATTGCTGAATTATAACATTTCTTTTATCCTTTAGTATCTCAATTAAATCTACTGGATTAAATGAAACTTCACTTTCTGGAAAGAATAAAAGGGTTGGACACTTAGGTATGACCTCTGTATAATCTCTAATCCTTGAACCATAATAGCCTATTATCATATCACAGAGACCTTCCTCATCACTACATAACCAAGCTATCGTTGCCCCTATACTAAATCCAAGCACTATAATAAACTCATACTCATCTCTAATTTGATATAATAATTC
The genomic region above belongs to Orenia metallireducens and contains:
- a CDS encoding dienelactone hydrolase family protein; protein product: MLSYYNQSETCVVLLHEIYGINQHMEDIAKRLSEYQVDVICPNLLERDGSYSYCDEAEAYQNFKENIGFAVGVEKVKELLYQIRDEYEFIIVLGFSIGATIAWLCSDEEGLCDMIIGYYGSRIRDYTEVIPKCPTLLFFPESEVSFNPVDLIEILKDKRNVIIQQFQGKHGFSDLYSDKYCSNSATRAEREMINFIRDYISLRG